From the genome of Pseudomonas sp. FP453:
ATCGTCGGTCATGCCGATGGCCAGGTTGGGCACGATCGTCAGGTTCGGCGTGGCGGCAATGGTCATGCCGACGTTGAAGTAGCCGGCGTTGGCATCGCTGGAGACCACCGATTGCCAGTCGCCGCCGTCAGGCTTGAGTTTGCTCTTGCGCTGGATCAGGTCGGAGACCGAGAACGACATACTCATCTTCTCGTTCAGTGCAAACGCCACGCCGACGCCGAGTTGGAAGCTGTCGCCAAGGGCGACCTTGCCACCGACTTTCTGGTTGACGTCGCTGCTGATGTCGTCGAACGAACCTTCAAAGTTGTGGGTGTAGGAAAGCGAACCAAACAGGACGGCCGGATCGAAGGTCTTGACCAGGGAGATGCCCGGTGTAATCGACCAGACGCCGTTACCCGTAGGCAAATTCTCGGGTACGTAAAGGTTGGTGTTGTTTGCCGATTGCACCAGCTTGATCCCGAACGGCTCCTTGCCCGTCGGCGCCTTGACCCGCACCGACACTACCGCATCCGGCAGCGAAGGGGTTTCGTCGAGGAACTTGTAGGACACACCAAAGTTGACATCACCAATGGTCGGGTCGCGAGACACCGACTCCTCGGACGTCGAGGTGCCGCTGCCGCCGTTGGCGCCGCCGGACTGGTAGGTCGATTCGCGGTACACCACCGGCACGTTGACGTCGAACTGCCAGCGGTTGTCGACGTTATAGCGACCGGTCAGGTCCAGGGTCCAGTTGTCGGACTTGATACGGTCCAGGTTGATATTGCCCAGAAAGATCGAGTCCAGCGCGAGGAAACCGTTGAGGGTCAATTGGCGAGCGTCATAACGCGCGTAGGTGATGCCGGTTTCAAAGCTGAAGTTGCCATTGCCGAAAAAGCCGCTGGCTTCGTTATAGAGGTTGCTCACACTTTGCGCGGGCGCCGAATCGTCCTTGAGCGCCTGGCCGTAGGAACTGCCGCCGCCCCCCGCACCGCCGGATGCTGCTGCCCCCCCCGTACCGGCAACGGTGGCGCCGCTGGCCTTCTGGAAGTCTGCCGGGGATTTGGCCAGGCGTTTCGGCGCCGGCGTTGCCGGCTGATCCTCAACCTGGCGCACTCGCTGCTCCAACACGGCCAAGGCTTTTTGCTGCACTTCGTACCGCTGCTTGAGTTGCAAAAGTTCCTGTTTGAGGGTCTCGATATCAGCGTCTGGCGCGGCATACAACATGGATGCGGGCAAGAGCGTACTTAAACAGACCACCGCACGTAGCGATAACGATCGATGCATGAAATAAGCCGTCCTTTTCTAATGCGAAAGTGTCGAGGGTCAGCGTAGTTCAATAACCGAGTGCGCGTAGGCCTTTGAGTTGATCCAGGTTGCAGTTCAGCGCTGGGTTGTTCAGTGCGTTATTGCCCATCACCACACTGAGCTGGGTCATGTTGTTGACCAAGTTGCCGTTGCCGGTCAGCAGAATCGCCTGGCCCACATTGCCGCCGCCAATCTGCTGGAGGCTGTTGCCTTGGTTGTTCTTGGCTTGAATCGCCATCTGCAGGCCGCCGTTTTTCGCCGAAACGGCGATATCACCTGCCGCGCTTGTGCCCCTGACGACTCCGCCTGCGAGGAGGACTTCCCCGGATTGCACGACATTGGCGGGAGCGAAGCCATTTTCAGTCACGCTGATACCGACATTGTTGTAGGCCGTGTTGCCATCGCCGGCGGCGCGTACGCTTTGCGTCACGCCCTGGCCGCTGCCCAAACCAGCGCCCCCGGTCACCGTGCCGGTGCCGGGGCCTTGGCCAGTGCCCGTACCCGAAGAGCCGTAGGTGTGTACATAAAATTGCGGGGTGACAGTGGAGGAGTCGACCTGCATGTTGGCCGTGCCGGTGATGATGTTTCCGGCGGCATCTTTGAAGGTGCTGCTCATGACAATGCCAAAGCTGATGATTCGCCCCGGCATCACATAACGGCCGCGCAGCTCGGCCATTTCCGAATCCTTGAGTTCAATCGGTTTGAACGCCGATGAAGCATAAGCGGGCATTGAGGCTGCCAGGCACATGACCGTCAGCCAACGGTAAGTGTTCATCTTTTGCTCCTGGAGCGTCCTGCCCCTTATTGCGCTTCTTAGAAGAAGTCGCTTTGGATGAAACCGAAGTCCATCAGCTCGGCATCGCCTATGGGCCTGAACTCATTCAACTGGTTCTTGGCGGTCAACGGCAGGGGCGGGTCGAGGAGGGCATTGGCCTTGTCGTAACCCTCACCCAGCACGGCGAAGACGATGCCATTCCAACCTTTGACGAAATCATCGTGTGAGTAGCGTTTATGGCCCAGCACCGGGTCGCCGATATAGACCCAGTCCTTGTCCGAACGCTGCAGGACCACGAAGTGCTTGTAGCCGCGAATCTCTAGCAACACCACCACAGGGATCTTCAAGGTCGCCAGAGTATCTGGCCCGATCTTGTAGCCCCGGGCGCGCATGTTGATGCTTTCGAGGTAGCGCTTCATGTCCAGCATGGAAAAACCCTGGGTGCGCACCAGGTCCTGGTCGGCGTTGACCAGCATGCCTTTGATCACGTGTTCTTCGTCTACGTCGAGCCAATAGCCCTGGCGCAGGATGGTGGCGAGTGCCGCAGCACCGCAGCTGAAATCGGTTTTCTGTTCCACCAGGTTGGCGAATTTGCGTTCACGGATGCTCTCGACCTTCTTGTAGATGACTGCACCGCCAGGCATGGCGGAGATCGCCATGGTGCCTGCCCAGGTTGGGCCGGTGAGCAGCATCAAGAGGGTTAGGGTCGCGAGGCGCATGATCGAATGACCTGTTGGACACTGGAATAAAAAAGGGCCTTGTTGCCAAGGCCCTCGTTACATCAGAAGCGCACGCCGCTGGCGCAGACAGTGCAACCTTGACCAATCGACAGGCTGTTGCTGCCTTGGTTACCGGAACCGGATTGCAGGTTCACACCTACGTTGCCGGAGTTGTGGTTAACCGAGTTGTCGAGGCTGGAGTTGTTCGACACATACTGAGGTTTGCCGTGATGGCCATACCCGCTGGCTGCGGCGTTGAGGTAGCTGTTGGCGAGCGAGTTTTGCTCAGTGTTGGCCGCGGCGGCGATGTTTTTGCCGTCAGCGGTCACGATCGCCAGGTTGTTTTTGCCTTGGTTACCTTGACCGGCTTGACCGTTGTAACCCACGTTGCCGGAGTTCCAGTTAACCGAGTTATCCAGCGAAGCGTTGTTTTGCGTACCTTTGTTCACGAAGCTGTTCAGCCCGCTGTTTTGATTCACATCGACTACGCCGAATACGGTTGCAGCATCGCCTTTAGCGCTGGAGATGGCAGCAGAGTTATCTGCCTGGTTGCCACTGCCGGCTTGAGCGTTGACCCCAGTGTTACCGTTGTTGCTGTTGACCGAGTTATCGGCCGACGCGTTGTTTTCAGTTTTAGTGTCGTCGAACTTGTTCAGCCCGCTGTTTTGCACGTCCGTAACGACGGCGGCAATAGTGCCGGTTGGTTGAGGCGCAGGGTGCCAGCCACCTGCTTGAGCAGCAGCAGCCATGAGTGCGGCGAGAGCGAAAACCATTGGTTTCAGAGCCATTTGAGGTTTCATGGTGTTTCTCCTTGCTTCTAATTAGTTGGTTAAGTGTTGGTACGGTCTAACTAGTGCTACCAAGCCGTTACTTGATAGTGATGCCCAGGGTGTTAGCCATTCGGTTCCCCACCCCTGCACTCTGGTTCACCTGTTGCACTCCTCGGCTGCCTGTGAAGGCCTGGTCGCTTGTGACGACCTGGCGGCTGCCAGTGGTGGGGGTGAGCCCTGAGTCGGTTGCCAGCGTCGTCGTGTTCTGTTGCAACAGGACGCTGTCGTCGATGCTTTGCGGGCCAGCGTTGACGCTGATCCGCACGGCATTGACTAATTGGTTATTGGCCCCGGCGGACTGGTTGATGCCCAACATGCCGTTGCCATTGGTAAAGGAGTTGCCCTCAATAGCCGCCTTGGCGTTCAGGGAGGGGTCGACCTTGCCATCCATATTCTGGAGATTGATCGTGGTGGCCTGGCCACCGAGCGCGACGGCGCGGTTGTTGGCCGTTTGCTGCTGGTTGCCCGCAGCCTGGTTGACCATCAAGTTGCCGTTATAGGCTTTGCCGCTGTTGTTGATTACGGCAGTGTTGTCGGCCATCGCGCAGGCGCTTGCCAGCAACGTAAGGATGAGCAGGGAGCGTTTCATTGTTTGCCCCCCAGCATGCCGCCAAGGTTGTTCAATGGCGCCATGCCACGCTGGATCGAGTCACTGATCTGCCCACCCATGCCGCCACTGCTTGCACCGCTGCGGCTGGCGGCTGCGCCAGCGCCGAGCGTGGACATGCTGTTTTGCGTGGCGCTCAAGCCGGAGAGATTGCCGTTGGTCTGGAGGGAGCGGGTGATGCTCAAGCCGCTGCTGACGTTGCCGAAGTCGCGGTCGCTCAGTTCGCCGGAAAGGGCGTCATGGATTTCGCGGCTGGGATTGACGTTGGCGGTTTGGGGGTAAGGATCAGGACCGAACGATGCGCGACCCGCCATGTGCGCTTGCACATTGCGACCGGTCACGATAATGCCGTCGCCTGCCAGGGTCGGAGCACTGATGCCAACGCTGAGTACACAGCTGACCAACAGTACGTTCATCGAACCTTGAGTGAATGTGATCACGGCGGCATTCCTTATTCTTCGCGCTGACCCTAAACAGCGCTGTAAGGGATAGAGCAGAAGCCGTGCCGCTTTTTAATTAGTGTTGTTATTCAACGGGTTGCCATTTATTCGTGAAAAATCCACGGCAACGCTGTTTCAGCGCTGAGACAGTCGCCGTTCAGCCGGGCATACCCGGCCACACCTGAAGCGCTTCACCTGGCTGTATCAGTGGCGTAACACTGCCAATGACAAAATGATGAATCCGCCCAGCGTGGGCGGCACAGAGGAGAGGGTTGTTTCAAAAATGGACACCGCAGGCACAAAAAAGCCCTCGCCTGCCGGCAGGGCTTCAGCCTTTCGGCGTTTTACGTGGAATCGAATTGAGCACAGGATTGCCATCCTGGTTCTGCGTCAAATACACCGGCAGCACCTTGGGCAACGAGGGGACGAGGTTGTTGACCTCATTGATGTTGTAGATACCGCCAATGCGGATCGTGCCGGTATTGGCATCGGCCAGCATCACCGCTTTTTTCAGGTAGCGGTTGATTAAAGGCAGTGCGTCGGCGAGTGCCAGGTTGTCGAGCACCAGTTTGCCCTGGCGCCAGGCCAGGGCTGTGTCATTGGGGTTGAATGCGTTGACCTGGGGGGTCGCATCTCCCTGGCGGTAACTGGCCTGCATCCCCGGCGTCAGTGGCACGCTGCCGTGCACCTGGTCGCTGGCGATCTGCACCGAGCCTTCGAGCAGCATCACGCGCACCTGGTCTTCATACTTCCAGACGTTGAACTGCGTGCCCGTCACCCGTACCTGACCGTCGCCGGCCTGCACGATAAACGGATGGGCGCTGTCATGGCTGACCTTGAAGAAGGCCTCGCCTTTTTTCAGGGTGACCCGACGCTGGTCCTTGTAGTTGCTGTAGACCAGCTCGGTGCCGAGGTTCAGTTCCACTTGGCTGCCGTCGTCCAAGGTCACTTGGCGCAACCCGGCGGGTGCCTCGAAGCGCTCATAGGAGCTCGGCAACCAACCCGCTTCCCAGCCGGTAAACGCCGCCAGTGGCAAGGCCGCCAGGCAGATTGCCGCCGCTACCGCGTAATTGCGCAGGCGGTGACGGGGAGCGAAGGGCACGACGACCGACGCGGGTTCGTGGCGTGGCAGGTGGTCGGCAACGTCCCAGATCTCCAGCATCGCCGCGTATTCAAAGGCGTGCAGTGGATGGGAATCATGCCACTGTTCAAAAGCCTGACGCTCGACGGGTGTACAGTCGTGCGCATGCAAGCGCATGCACCAATGCGCGGCGGCGTCGGTGATGGCGTCATATTCGGCTTCTGAAAGAGACTTTTCTGTCATTTAAACGTCCTGATTTCCCACATTCTAACCTCCCGAGGAGGGGGCGAGAACTGCCATCACCGTGATTGCACGACAATTGGAACTTATTCTCGTTTGAATGCACCTAAGCGTTTAGGACATTCCCACAATGGAGTACGAAAATGCTGAAGAAAACCTTAGTCGCCCTGTGTGCAACTTCCGCGCTGCTCAGCGCTGGTGCGGCCCTGGCCGATAAGCCGGGGGCGGGCTGGATCACCATCGAAAAAGCCATTGAAGTGGCCAAGACCAAGGCCGGTTACGTTGAGGTCTATGCGGCCGAAGCGGACGACAATGGCTATTGGGAAGTCAAAGGGCGCAAAGCCGATGGCACCGTGTACGAAGCCCGTATCGATGGTGCCTCCGGCAATATCCTGCGCGACCAGAAAGACTGATAGACCCCACGGGGCAGGGTCAGTCCAACTGCCTGCCCACGTGGGTAATCAGGTATGTCACCGAGTCCGCATTCGCCAGGATGATGTCCAGCCGGCGGTCCGGATCGCTCATGAACGTTTGCCGGGCATCGTCGAGTGTCCTTGCGCCTGTGAGGTGCAGTACCTTGTCACGGACTTTGGCCGAGCCGGTCTGGCCAAGGTCCTCCCAGCGCTGGGATAAATCATCCCAGGACTTGAACAGCATGGTTGCAGGTGTCAGTACGGACAGCGCTGTGCTCTGGACGTTGCTGAGGGTCGTGTACTTTTTCAGGCTGTCTGGAGTGCCGCGGCTGATCAGATCCAGAAAGGGGTGCGGAGCGTCCATGTAGGCAATGTCTTCGGTCTGCGAGACCAGATGGCTCATCTCATGAATCAGGGTGGTGGCTCGTACGTGGTCATCGATGTCGAAAGGGGCGTTCAGGTTTCCCGCGTAGTAGCGGTTCATGCCCGGATCGAAGAACAGGTTCAGCAAATAGATATTCCGCTCGGCATCATCAGGTATTACAAAAGCCAGGGTTTTATTGGCGCTCCAGCGGGCTTCGCCACACACGAATCGGCCCGAATCCATCCTCAGCAGATCGTCGGCACTCAGCCCGTTCTCGATTTCCCTGACACGTGCACGTATTTTTTCCACTTGATCAGGGCTGAACATGAGAATCCCGAACATCTCGTTCAGAATGCGCCCAACCCTCGAATTGGGGTCGCGTCGGGGTGCAAAAGCGGCGAGGTTGCGCCCGCAGGTAATGGTGTAATACAGCGCGATGTTGAGTGCCCGGTCGATGTGCAGCCCTTTGTCCAGGTCCAACCCGCGAATGGCCGGCAGCCCTTGCGCTTCGATATTGATGGACGCCCCCAGGACTCGCCGGGTAACGGCCTGCTGGTGCAAGCGCGACAGCGTCGGCCCGAAACGCGGCTCACGCAGGGACAGGTCCAGCACCCATTGGCCCTGTGCGTTGCGTTCGACATAGGGCCCCAACTCCCGGGCAAGGCTCACCCGCCAGTACCTGCCGCTTCTTGCGACCGGGTAGACCTTGCCCGCCACGGGCACATAAGTACGGTGGTTGACCGGTTGGGTGTACACCTGGGTGTGTGGGTCCAACGGCAGGTCTGTGAGCGCCACTGCCACATCCTCAAACCGGCGCAGCTGCGTGCGCAGGGGATCTGTCATGTCCAGGCGGTCAGCCGTGATGGCCGGTGCGGGGCCTTCCGCAGCGGCGGGTGTGTCGGGCACAGGATCAGGGGACATCGACTCATCGAGCTGCTTTCGCAGTGACGCCAGCGACGCGACACCCTGGATAAACAGGCGCAGGCCTTCGCCAAAGTGCTGCTCTTGCAATTGCTCGGCAGAGGTTTGGAACAGTTTGTAGCTGCGCCACACCACCAACGGGTACATGAGCTTGCCTGCAATGAACTGCAGCGACACGGGAATGCCTTCGCGAAACAGGCTGATGATGCCATGCCACTGGTGCTTGCCGGCTTTTTCGAACTGGCAGGCAAGCATCCTGATCAACTGCTCGGCATTGTCGTGGAACACCTGTCGCAAGAGGTGGCCCCTGATCGGATTCGAGGCCAGGCCGATGCGTTCGGCGGCATCCTCTTTGTCTGCAGCGCCGCTTGCCGATGCCTGGAAAAAATGGCGGAAGGTTGCCTGATCGGGATCGCCCATCTGGCTGATGACCCAGTCCTGCAACGGGCCGTCGCTGCTGATGTCTTCCAGGAGTTTTTCCGGCGTGCCGTACTCCTTTAGAACGTTCATCGGGGAGTACGGCGCGTAGAGTACCAACGGGCCCGTCGCACCGTCCTTCGGGCCTATTACGTAGACGCCGAGCACCTTCGAGGGCGTCGCTCCGGCCGTGATCATCAGTTCCAGGGGGCGGATCATCGCCGTGGCACCGCTGACGGCGTCCCGGGCAACGGCGTCGGGCATGTCGAAGATCTGCTGGATAAACCCCCAGGCCGACACGCTCAGGCGTTCTTCGAGTTTTTCTTCATGGGCGTGGCGTAGCACCTGCCAGGGTAATTGCTGGCAAAACAGGTCGCGGCGCTTGCGGGCGTCGTCGGTGTCGGCGGTCAAGTGGGTGGTGAGCAGCGCACTGAAGGTTGTGCTGATATCCAACTGACGCACCAGTTGCACCACCGCACTGCCATCCAATGATGTGGGTAAGGGCCTGCTGCCGCGCGCTTTGGGGGTGAGGTCATCGGGCCGCAGGTCTGGCAGGTGGCGCATGGCGAAATCGGTCAGGCTTTGCGGGTGCCCATTGAGGACCACCCGTGCCGGGATCAGGATGTCTTCCGGGTCCAGCGCATCATCCGGGTAGCGCGCCTTGAGCAGCGCCGTCAGCGTGCCTGCCACGTGTTCGCGCAAGTTTGGCAGGCCATGCAGGTAGTCCTGGTTGTCCGGCGCGCTGAGGCGGTACTGCTCAAGCAGTTCGGCGTGCAGCAACTGGTCCCCGATCGAGGCCATCCCCAGCCACACCGGTAGCGTATGTTGCTGGACAATGGCGCTGGCGATGGCTTTTGCCCTGCCGATATTTGACGGTGCCATTCGCCGCAACACGTCATCCAGGCGCTCCTGCAGTTGCGTCGGCGCCAGCGACATCGAGAGCCAGTGGTCGATGGCATCCAGGTCACGCCGGAAGTTGCTGTGCAGGCAGTGTTCGAGGAAATGCCCGTCGATGCGTTGCAGCGGCCCCAGGTGGTAGGTCTGATGGGGGGCGCCGAGGCTGATGGGCAAGTTCTGCAACAGGGCCATGCGCCGTTCACCGTGGTTCAGGCGCTGCTTGAGCGATTCAAGCAGGTCGGTCAACGAGGCGAACGGTTCATAGCCGGATTGAGGGGTCCACAGCACGACCGCGCCCGAGAGCTGGGGATCGAGGCCGCCGCGTTCAGTCAGTACAAAACAGTTGGCCAGGGGCTCGGGGGTTGGGTCCGCGTTGACGGTCAGTGTCAACTCGAAGGCGTCCGGCAGGAAGCCTTGATAACCGTGGCGCTTGTCGCGCGTCATGCTGTCGGGGCGCAGCACGGTGTCCAGAATCGCAAAGTGGTGCGGGCTCAGGGTGCGGTTGAGCAGGCGCAGTTCGGCTTCGCTGCGCAGTCCTTGCATCAGGGCGTTGATCATGTCCGCGCCATGACTGTCCAGAAACCGACGGGGCAGCGCACGCACATCGTGTTTCAAGAAGTCGCGGCGGACCTTGCCGATGATGGCTTCGAAGACACGGTCGTCCAGATTGTGCCAGCGCACGGAAACGCCTTTTTGGGGGGCGCGGTAATAGCCGATGCGCGGCGTTGTGCGAATCGCCCCGTCGGCGTCGGCCAGGTGCTGGATGAAATACTCGACCATGTTCAGCGACGACTGCGGAGCACGATCCTCAAGGTCTCGCGCCTCGGTAGCGTAGGTGTTGACGTGGACGTCACTGGCATCCTGGTACAAGAACTGTGCCTTTATTTCTTCGTTCAAGGCTTTTGTGGCCATGCTGCGCAGGGTCGGGTGCCCGGCCCGTTGCGCGACCATGCGCTCTTCGTGCGGTTGCAGTGCGGCCAGGTGCAGTTTGGCGCGCTCGGCCTGCACGGTGGATGGCCGGCCATTGCCGCTGGTGACCGGGTGCAGGCTCCAGCGCCCGGCGGTGTCAAGCTTGAGCAGGCGGCTGTCGAGCATGTGGCGGATGTCCAGCGAACAGTCGAGCAACGCCGTCAGGTCCACCGTGCCATTGCTGCGGCGATAGAGCGCGAGTGCGTGCTCCAGGTTGCTCAGTTGCTTGGCGTGAATGTCGCTGACCATCTCGCCAAACACACTGCCCTCAAACGGCAGCCCGCGGATATGCAGGTTTTTCATGGCGAGGTACAGGCTGCGCTCGTCCAATGACAGGTAATTGAGCAACTCGTCCTGGTAGTGGGCAGCGTCAAGCATGCTCAACAAGGTTTTGTTCAGGTCGTCGACGTCTTTGAGTACCTGCAACCCCCGCGATTGGGTGTAGAGGTACGCGTGCTGGTCGCTGATCAAGAGGGTTGCGGCCAGTTCCACAGAGTGCTGATAAGGCGCGGCAAGACTGACTTTTTCGATACGCAAGGTGTCATGCCACGCGCTGCGCTCAGCCTGGCTGGGGAGGAAGATGGCCAGCAGGTTGCGGGCTTCCGTGGCCGAGACAATCCCTTCGCGGCTCTGACGCTTGAGCAGCAGATCCTTGCGAAACTTATCGCTCATGACTTGGGTAAACAGGTCCATGCGCGACTGCCCCGAAGGCGACTTGTTTCGGCCGAGGGGTTCGTTCCACCAGGTCTGCAACAAGGCGTTGAGCAGTTTGGAGAGGATTCCGGCGGTTTGCTGGACCAGGCCCTCCCAGCGCGCCACGTCTGTTTTATGCTGGGCCTCGGTAAACCGGCTTTTGTCATGTTTCGGGTTGCTGAAGGTGCGCGTGCGGTTGGCCGGCCATGCCTGGTTCACGTAGTACTGCAGCACGGTTTCCCCCAGGCTTGCCGACTCAACCCAGCGCATGACACCGTTACCATTGTGATTCGTCGTCGGTATGAAACTGTTGACCCGGGTGTCTCGATGGTCAAGGTCGGGGAAGTCGGCGAGCCTGAACACATCAAGCACTCCCTCCATCATTTCCGGCAGTGTCGGGATCGTGCGCAACTCGTCTAGCATGCGTTGCACGTTGTCCGCCTGGTTGGCCTCAAGGGTGGTTTCCTGGTCTTCGAATACCCCGCCTTTGATGGTTGCTGTGGTCAGGGTGAAGGGGCTGCCGTGGTCAAACGTGTTGCGCTGTTCTATTGATAAAAATCTAATTAATTCAGTATTTTGCGATGGTATTTTCAAGCGTTCTGTAATGTTTGAAAGGCATTCGGCCCGGTTGAGGAAAACCTCCAGGCCGGCGTAAGGCGTATAGAGGACCGCCTTCTTGTCGCCAGGGGTAGGGCTCATCATGAAAGCGCCGGCCAAGGGTATTTCCGGCATGCCCGGCCGACTTATATTCAGTGTCTCGACGACCATCGGTACGGTGCGGTCGCTGCGTCCTTCATGGCTTGCGGTATAGACCGTGTCCAGCCAGTTGATATCTTCGAGGGCCAACCCCAGTGCGCGCTCCCGTTCGGTTGGTTGCTTTCTGGTAATCGGGCGTTGGTACTCATCAAAAAAATACGGGGGGTTCAGGCTGGTCATGGGCTGCTCTCCGTCTGGGCCAAAGTGGCACTGGGTTGAGCGGCAGGTTAGGCGGGAGGGATGGCGGTGCGGGGGTAGATAACTGCTGCCAAAACCACCGGGCTGGCAAACGTCGATTGACAGCAGGCGGCGGGCGCGTTGTTTAATCACGGGCCTGGGTTTCTCGTCTTGTCGCGCCTTCCAATCATAAAATCGGAGCTTCAGATGTCTACGCCGTCCAAGATAATCGAGGGTTCTCGTCTGTCCATCGCGTTCACTGAGTTGGCGCAGTTGCTGCAACAGGTGTTTGTGCACCACGGCACTTCGCCCGAGGTGGCCGCAATCCTCGCCCACAACTGCGCCAGCGCCGAGCGCGACGGCGCCCACAGCCATGGCATTTTTCGTATTCCCGGCTATATCAGCACCCTGGCCAGCGGCTGGGTGAATGGTCGGGCAGTGCCCCAGGTCACGGATGTGGCCTCAGGATTTGTGCGGGTGGATGCCGGCAACGGTTTTGCCCAGGTGGCGCTTGAGGCTGCCCGCCCGTTATTGGTGGAAAAGGCCCGCAGCGCCGGTATCGCGCTGTTGGCGATCCACAACTCCCATCATTTCGCCGCCTTGTGGCCGGATGTCGAACCCTTCGCCGAACAAGGCCTGGTGGCATTGAGCGTGGTCAACAGCATGACGTGCGTGGTGCCCCATGGCGCCGACCGGCCGCTATTCGGCACCAACCCGATTGCTTTCGCCGCGCCCCGTGCCGATGGCTTGCCGATCGTATTTGACCTGGCGACCAGTGCCATCGCCCACGGGGATGTGCAAATCGCCGCGCGCAAAGGCGAGCGCCTGCCACCGGGCATGGGCGTCGATGGCCTGGGCCAACCGACGCAAGACCCTAAGGCGATCCTCGAAGGCGGTGCCTTGTTACCGTTTGGCGGGCACAAGGGCTCGGCGCTGTCGATGATGGTCGAGTTGCTGGCGGCGGCGTTGACGGGGGGCAATTTCTCGTTCGAATTCGATTGGTCGGATCATCCCGGCGCGCGTACGCCCTGGACCGGGCAATTGCTGATCGTGATCGACCCCAGCAAGACCAGTGGCCAGGTGTTCGCCGAGCGCAGCCAGGAACTGGTGCGGCAGATGCATGCGGCGGGGTTGCGGAGGCTGCCGGGGGATCGGCGTCA
Proteins encoded in this window:
- a CDS encoding C39 family peptidase; protein product: MRLATLTLLMLLTGPTWAGTMAISAMPGGAVIYKKVESIRERKFANLVEQKTDFSCGAAALATILRQGYWLDVDEEHVIKGMLVNADQDLVRTQGFSMLDMKRYLESINMRARGYKIGPDTLATLKIPVVVLLEIRGYKHFVVLQRSDKDWVYIGDPVLGHKRYSHDDFVKGWNGIVFAVLGEGYDKANALLDPPLPLTAKNQLNEFRPIGDAELMDFGFIQSDFF
- a CDS encoding adhesin, which codes for MKRSLLILTLLASACAMADNTAVINNSGKAYNGNLMVNQAAGNQQQTANNRAVALGGQATTINLQNMDGKVDPSLNAKAAIEGNSFTNGNGMLGINQSAGANNQLVNAVRISVNAGPQSIDDSVLLQQNTTTLATDSGLTPTTGSRQVVTSDQAFTGSRGVQQVNQSAGVGNRMANTLGITIK
- a CDS encoding FecR family protein — its product is MTEKSLSEAEYDAITDAAAHWCMRLHAHDCTPVERQAFEQWHDSHPLHAFEYAAMLEIWDVADHLPRHEPASVVVPFAPRHRLRNYAVAAAICLAALPLAAFTGWEAGWLPSSYERFEAPAGLRQVTLDDGSQVELNLGTELVYSNYKDQRRVTLKKGEAFFKVSHDSAHPFIVQAGDGQVRVTGTQFNVWKYEDQVRVMLLEGSVQIASDQVHGSVPLTPGMQASYRQGDATPQVNAFNPNDTALAWRQGKLVLDNLALADALPLINRYLKKAVMLADANTGTIRIGGIYNINEVNNLVPSLPKVLPVYLTQNQDGNPVLNSIPRKTPKG
- a CDS encoding PepSY domain-containing protein: MLKKTLVALCATSALLSAGAALADKPGAGWITIEKAIEVAKTKAGYVEVYAAEADDNGYWEVKGRKADGTVYEARIDGASGNILRDQKD
- a CDS encoding dermonecrotic toxin domain-containing protein, with amino-acid sequence MTSLNPPYFFDEYQRPITRKQPTERERALGLALEDINWLDTVYTASHEGRSDRTVPMVVETLNISRPGMPEIPLAGAFMMSPTPGDKKAVLYTPYAGLEVFLNRAECLSNITERLKIPSQNTELIRFLSIEQRNTFDHGSPFTLTTATIKGGVFEDQETTLEANQADNVQRMLDELRTIPTLPEMMEGVLDVFRLADFPDLDHRDTRVNSFIPTTNHNGNGVMRWVESASLGETVLQYYVNQAWPANRTRTFSNPKHDKSRFTEAQHKTDVARWEGLVQQTAGILSKLLNALLQTWWNEPLGRNKSPSGQSRMDLFTQVMSDKFRKDLLLKRQSREGIVSATEARNLLAIFLPSQAERSAWHDTLRIEKVSLAAPYQHSVELAATLLISDQHAYLYTQSRGLQVLKDVDDLNKTLLSMLDAAHYQDELLNYLSLDERSLYLAMKNLHIRGLPFEGSVFGEMVSDIHAKQLSNLEHALALYRRSNGTVDLTALLDCSLDIRHMLDSRLLKLDTAGRWSLHPVTSGNGRPSTVQAERAKLHLAALQPHEERMVAQRAGHPTLRSMATKALNEEIKAQFLYQDASDVHVNTYATEARDLEDRAPQSSLNMVEYFIQHLADADGAIRTTPRIGYYRAPQKGVSVRWHNLDDRVFEAIIGKVRRDFLKHDVRALPRRFLDSHGADMINALMQGLRSEAELRLLNRTLSPHHFAILDTVLRPDSMTRDKRHGYQGFLPDAFELTLTVNADPTPEPLANCFVLTERGGLDPQLSGAVVLWTPQSGYEPFASLTDLLESLKQRLNHGERRMALLQNLPISLGAPHQTYHLGPLQRIDGHFLEHCLHSNFRRDLDAIDHWLSMSLAPTQLQERLDDVLRRMAPSNIGRAKAIASAIVQQHTLPVWLGMASIGDQLLHAELLEQYRLSAPDNQDYLHGLPNLREHVAGTLTALLKARYPDDALDPEDILIPARVVLNGHPQSLTDFAMRHLPDLRPDDLTPKARGSRPLPTSLDGSAVVQLVRQLDISTTFSALLTTHLTADTDDARKRRDLFCQQLPWQVLRHAHEEKLEERLSVSAWGFIQQIFDMPDAVARDAVSGATAMIRPLELMITAGATPSKVLGVYVIGPKDGATGPLVLYAPYSPMNVLKEYGTPEKLLEDISSDGPLQDWVISQMGDPDQATFRHFFQASASGAADKEDAAERIGLASNPIRGHLLRQVFHDNAEQLIRMLACQFEKAGKHQWHGIISLFREGIPVSLQFIAGKLMYPLVVWRSYKLFQTSAEQLQEQHFGEGLRLFIQGVASLASLRKQLDESMSPDPVPDTPAAAEGPAPAITADRLDMTDPLRTQLRRFEDVAVALTDLPLDPHTQVYTQPVNHRTYVPVAGKVYPVARSGRYWRVSLARELGPYVERNAQGQWVLDLSLREPRFGPTLSRLHQQAVTRRVLGASINIEAQGLPAIRGLDLDKGLHIDRALNIALYYTITCGRNLAAFAPRRDPNSRVGRILNEMFGILMFSPDQVEKIRARVREIENGLSADDLLRMDSGRFVCGEARWSANKTLAFVIPDDAERNIYLLNLFFDPGMNRYYAGNLNAPFDIDDHVRATTLIHEMSHLVSQTEDIAYMDAPHPFLDLISRGTPDSLKKYTTLSNVQSTALSVLTPATMLFKSWDDLSQRWEDLGQTGSAKVRDKVLHLTGARTLDDARQTFMSDPDRRLDIILANADSVTYLITHVGRQLD
- a CDS encoding Ldh family oxidoreductase, with product MSTPSKIIEGSRLSIAFTELAQLLQQVFVHHGTSPEVAAILAHNCASAERDGAHSHGIFRIPGYISTLASGWVNGRAVPQVTDVASGFVRVDAGNGFAQVALEAARPLLVEKARSAGIALLAIHNSHHFAALWPDVEPFAEQGLVALSVVNSMTCVVPHGADRPLFGTNPIAFAAPRADGLPIVFDLATSAIAHGDVQIAARKGERLPPGMGVDGLGQPTQDPKAILEGGALLPFGGHKGSALSMMVELLAAALTGGNFSFEFDWSDHPGARTPWTGQLLIVIDPSKTSGQVFAERSQELVRQMHAAGLRRLPGDRRHRTRAKSEQEGIVVDADDLHRLRALASG